The Bifidobacteriaceae bacterium genome includes a window with the following:
- a CDS encoding helix-turn-helix transcriptional regulator: protein MAGIPEPRNRWSAQWSKRIGKNIQDTRRGKHLTAQQLSEHLARIGYPIAPTTLAGLEQGQRGRVSVQELHAIAYALDVPATDLMYGTNPDEPMTHPDGAKTDGTRARLSDLGQWWLDALTEAATEATALGDIEDQASMLDKHGLKPIWDPELTANQATAAIEQAGLDPLASPGQHLLAMLVTLPRTMGRLIEARQRLDASNVPLTRLTAKQRGWIAEYSAKLGPN from the coding sequence GTGGCCGGAATACCCGAACCTCGCAATCGTTGGTCGGCCCAGTGGTCCAAGCGGATCGGCAAAAACATCCAGGACACCCGGCGAGGCAAGCACCTAACCGCCCAGCAGCTCAGCGAGCACCTGGCCCGGATCGGCTATCCCATCGCCCCGACCACGTTGGCTGGCCTCGAACAGGGCCAACGCGGCCGAGTGTCCGTCCAGGAGTTGCACGCGATCGCCTACGCCCTTGACGTTCCCGCCACCGATCTCATGTACGGGACCAACCCTGACGAACCCATGACGCACCCCGACGGCGCGAAGACGGACGGCACGCGCGCCCGGCTCTCAGACCTTGGCCAATGGTGGCTCGACGCCCTCACCGAAGCGGCCACCGAGGCCACCGCCCTAGGCGACATCGAAGACCAGGCATCGATGCTCGACAAGCACGGCCTCAAGCCAATCTGGGACCCCGAACTGACCGCCAACCAAGCCACAGCGGCGATCGAACAGGCCGGTTTGGACCCACTAGCGTCCCCCGGCCAGCACCTCCTGGCAATGCTGGTCACGCTTCCTCGCACCATGGGCAGACTCATCGAAGCCCGCCAAAGGCTTGACGCCAGCAACGTGCCGCTAACCA